The SAR324 cluster bacterium genome window below encodes:
- a CDS encoding nuclear transport factor 2 family protein, giving the protein MITIWHQMIKERNISQLNSILSEDIVLHSPIVHTPLEGRKIVSRYLTAAFHTFLNDSFHYVREVIAESTAVLEFTVELDGVFVNGVDMISWDNDGKIVDFKVMIRPLKAVNLIHQKMGAMLEKLEQNQALSFQ; this is encoded by the coding sequence ATGATCACAATTTGGCACCAAATGATTAAGGAACGAAATATCAGTCAGTTAAACTCAATATTGTCTGAGGATATTGTGTTGCACTCACCCATTGTGCATACACCGCTTGAAGGCAGAAAAATTGTGTCGCGCTATCTGACAGCAGCTTTTCACACATTTCTCAATGACAGTTTTCACTATGTACGAGAGGTGATTGCCGAGTCAACCGCAGTTCTTGAATTCACGGTTGAACTCGATGGTGTTTTCGTGAATGGCGTTGATATGATTTCGTGGGACAATGACGGCAAAATTGTAGATTTCAAAGTCATGATCAGACCGTTGAAAGCCGTTAATCTGATTCATCAAAAAATGGGAGCCATGCTGGAAAAACTGGAGCAGAATCAAGCCCTGTCATTCCAGTAA